From Microbacterium sp. CGR2:
CGATTCCGGAAGGCCGCGTCGCACCCACCAGGTGACCGCGGCGATGACGAAGAGGTGGAAGAAGATGATGCGGGCGCCGACGATGCCGAGCGGGCCGAGCACGACGGCGAGGAGGAAGCCGATCGCAGGGCCGATCGACCACGCCAGCTGGGCGGTTCCGACGTGAGCGGCACGGTGCTCGCTGGGTGCCTCTTCGGCGATGTAGGTCCAGGATGCCGGAACGCCGGCGCCGACCGCGATGCCCATGAGGACGACACCGATCAGCAGCACCGCGAAGTTCGGCGCGAACGTCACCGCCAGAGCGCCGACCATGAACACGATCAGGTCGTAGGTGTAGATGAACTTGCGTCCCAGCCGGTCACAGAGCGGACCGCCGATCGCTGCACCGATCGCCGCACCGAAGGCGTTGGCGCTCAATGCCGCGACGAGGCCGACGGCGGCGTTGTCGAACCCGAACTCGTTCTGCCACAGCGTCAGGCTGGTGGCGAGCGCGATGATCGCTCCCGCTTCGATGTAGTTCGACATGGCCACGGCGATGGTGGCCTTCCATGCCGTCAGAGGACGACGGGTCTTGGTGTTGCTGCTCATGGTTCTCCGTGAATGTGTGTTCTGTCGAGTGCAGGTGGGATGGGGGTTTCAGGCGCCCCAGCCGGCCTGCACTCCACCGACGCGGTCGGCCGCGATCTTCTGCTGGTATCCGGATGCCGCGTAGGCGGCCATCGGGTCGGCGGCGAGGCCGCGCGACTCGCGCCACTCGGCGAGGGCCGGACGCACGTCGGTGTAGAACGCGTCCATGAACACCGCGTTGGCCGCCAGCACGTCGCCGGACTTCTGGGCCGCGGTGAGTGCTTCGCCGTCGACGAGCAGCGCGCGTGCCGTCATCTCCTGCACGTTCAGCACCGAGCGGATCTGACCGGGGATCTTGTCCTCCACGTTGTGGCACTGATCGAGCATGAACGCCACGTCCGGGTTGTTCAGACCGCCACCGCGGACGACCTCGAACAGGATGCGGAAGAGCTGGAACGGGTCGGCCGCCCCGACGATCAGGTCGTCGTCGGCATAGAAGCGCGAGTTGAAGTCGAACGAGCCGAGCTTTCCGAGGCGCAGCAGCTGCATCACGATGAACTCGATGTTCGTACCCGGCGCGTGGTGGCCGGTGTCGAGGCAGACCATCGCCTTGTCGCCCAGCGCGCTGACCTGGGCGTACGAGGTGCCCCAGTCCGGAACGTCGGTGTGGTAGAACGCCGGCTCGAAGAACTTGTACTCGAGCACCAGTCGCTGATCGTCACCGAGGCGGGCGTAGATCTTCTGCAGGGACTCCTGCAGGCGGTCCTGACGGCCGCGGAGGTCCGCCTGACCCGGGTAGTTGGAGCCCTCGGCGAGCCAGATCTTCAGGTCGCGGCTGCCGGTGGCGTCCATCACGTCGATGCACGCGAGGTGGTGGTCGATGGCCTTCTGTCGGATCGCCGCATCTTCGTGGGTGAGGGCGCCGAACTTGTAGTCGTCGTCCTGGAAGGTGTTCGAGTTGATCGTGCCGAGGGTGACGCCGAGGTCTTCCGCGTGCTTGCGCAGGTCGTCGAAGGACTCGACGAGGTCCCACGGGATGTGCAGCGCCACGGACGGGGCCAGCGCGGTGTATTTGTTGACCTGTGCGGCATCCGCGATCTTCTCGAAGGGGTCACGAGGGGTTCCGGGGGTGCCGAACACCTTGAATCGGGTGCCGGAGTTGCCGAACGCCCAGCTGGGGAGTTCGATGCCCTGCTGCTCGAGGGTCGCGAGGTGGTCGGGGGAGAGGATGCTCACGATGCACTGCCTTCTTGGTCGTCGTCGTTGTCGGATGCTGCGTGCTCGCCGGCTGCGGCGAGCTGGTCTTCGAGGTGGAACACCTCGGTGAGTGTGGTGGCGGCCTGATCGGGGCGTCCGTCGAGGCCGAGGAAGTACTTGCTCATCTCGGCTTCCCAGCGTGCGGCGACGGGGGACGCGGCGAGGTAGGCCTGCGCCGCAGCGTCGTCATCGGTCTCGTAGAACCCGAAGAGAGCGCCGCCCTCGCCGAGAAAGAGCGAGTAGTTGCGGCGGCCGGCGGCCGCGATCTCTGCGAGCATGTCCGGCCGGACAGGGGAGTGGCGTGCGAGGTATTCGTCCAGCAGCTCTGGTCGTACCTGCAGCTGAAAACCGACGCGGGTCATGGCGTCCTCTCCTCGTCGAGGGGTCATGGTGTTGAATCGTTTCAACGGATCGATTCACGATAGATCGAGATGCGTGGCGATGTCAAGCCGACCTCCGTGCGACACTGGACCGCGATGCGTGAAGAGCAGGGGTGACATGGCCGTCAGTGTGAAAGATGTCGCGGCGGCGGCCGGAGTGTCGGTCGGCACGGTGTCGAACGTGTTGAATCAGCCCGAGCGGGTGTCTGCGCGCACGGTCGAGCGTGTGCAGCAGGCCATTCAATCGCTCGGCTTCGTGCGCAATGACGCCGCCCGCCAGTTGCGGGCCGGTCGCAGCCGCAGCATCGGACTCGTCGTCCCGGACATCGGCAACCCGTTCTTCGCAGACGTCGCCAGAGGGGCGGAGGATCGTGCCGCCGAAGCGGGGATGACCGTGCTGCTCGGCAACAGCGACGAGCGCGACGAACGCCAGGAGGCCCATCTCGAGCTGTTCCAGGAGCAGCGGGTCAACGGTGTGCTGCTGACTCCGGCATCCGACGATCTCGCGATGCTGCAGCGGTTCGCCACAGCCGGTATGCCCATCGTTCTCGTCGACCGTGACATCGAAGGCGACGCCTTCGCCTCGGTGTCGGTCGACGATGTCGAAGGGGGAAGTATCGCGGTGCGACACCTCTTAGATGCCGGGCGTCGCCGCATCGCCTTCATCTGCGGACCGCGATCGGTGCAGCAGGTATCCGACCGTCTCCGAGGGGCGGATGCCGCGGTGGCTGAGTTCCCTGATGCCGAACTCGAGGTCATCGAACGCTCTGCGCTGACGGTGCTTCAAGGGCGAGCGGCGGGGGAGGCGATCGCGGCACGGGACGCCGCGACACGACCCGATGCGATCTTCGCCGCCAATGACCTCCTGGCTGTCGGGCTGCTGCAGGCATTCAGCTTCGGCTCCGGCATCCGAGTGCCCGACGACATCGCGTTGGTGGGCTACGACGACATCGATTTCGCGTCAGCCGCCGTGGTTCCGCTCAGTTCGGTGCGTCAGCCCGCGCGGATGCTCGGACGCACTGGCGTCGACCTGCTCCTGAACCGCCTCGACGGGGTCGAGCACGACAGTCGGGTGCGCTTTCGGCCGGAGTTGGTCGTGCGCGAGTCCAGCGGCGGCTCTTCCGCAAGCCTTGGGTAGCGGATTCGTGACTGTCTCGCCGGACCCGTTATGATGGACGGGTGCATCCGTGCTTTCGGGTCGGATGCCTGGAGACGTCGCATAGTCCGGCCGAGTGCACCACCCTGCTAAGGTGGAGTCCCCTCACGGGGACCAGGGGTTCAAATCCCCTCGTCTCCGCACCGTCAAAGGTCCGAGATCCCCTGGAAACACTGGGATTCGGACCTTTTGCATTTCAATCTGCCATCGAATTGCCACCAACCGCCTCTTGGGTCAGCGCATCTATTCGCGTCAAAAGAGTCTCAATGTCGTCGTCGAACAGATCTGCGTAGATGTCTAGCGTCATCGCAGCCGACTCGTGCCCAAGCATCCGTTGGATCGCTTTAACGTTGCCGCCAGCGCTGACCGCGATCGATGCGGCCGTGTGCCTCAGATCATGCAGCACCATGTTCTCTGCGCCCGCTTCACGCAGGGCTGACTTCCACCACGACTTCGAGCCGCTGGACGCCCGCACTCGCCGCATGTAGCCGCCGCCAGTGCCAGGGAATACCAAGTCGCTCTCTGCCTTCCCCCCGAGCGCTGCTCCCAGTGCGTCAGCTGTGACACGGGGGAGTGGGACTTGACGTGATCCTGCACGCGTCTTTGGCGTTCCCTCGTGAATCTCTCCAAGCGTCTCAACTGCGTTGCGTCGAACCGATATGCGCCGTCGTTCGAGATCCACGTCACGCACGCGCAGAGCGACTGTTTCTCCCCAACGGAGTCCGCAGTACCCGAGCACGAGAACAAGCGCCCTGTGCTGCCCCGCAGCCTCAGCCACGGCATGCAGCTCCCCAGGAGTCAGATAACGATGGTGCCGCTGCGATGTCTTGCGCGGCAGCGAATCCACGCCCTCGGCCGGATTCCTCGGTATGCGGCCATCTCGCACAGCCTGTTTCAGGATGCCGTTCAGGACACCGTACGCGCGCAACTTCATCGTCGCGGACTTGTCGATTGCGCCGACCCATTCGGCGACTTCGCTGTTGACGATCCGGCGCAGCTCGACGTCTCCCCACCGCGGTGCCACGTAGTTCCGCCAGGACGCCTCGAGCGGGGCGAATGACGACGGCTTCAACGTCGCTTTCTTAAGTGCCAGCCAAGCCGGCGCGAGGGCGCTAACGGTTACCCGGGCCTTCCTCGGGTCGGTCCACTCTCCCGTGTTGAGCTTGGTCTTCTCCGCCGTCAACCACGCCTCAGCCTGATCTCGGGTCGCGAAGCCGCGCTTTTCGATGATCTTGTGGGAGGGCGAGCGGTACCGCGCCCGCCATAAAAGTCCAGACTCCGCCTTCTTCGACGGGTAGGAGTAGACGTTCTGAACGACTCGCTTAGCCATCAGATGAGGGTCGCCACGCCTCAGCGATGATGTTACGGATCGTCTCAGAAATCTCGTCGTCGTCTCTGAGTCTCTTCTCGGCGTAGCCCCGCACCTCTTCGGCCACCTCGACGGGGTCGTACCGCAGCGCGTCCCGAAGTTGATCGACTTGAGAATCAGGGAGGTCGACGCCGTCATCGATGCGCGTCAAGTGCCTCGCCAGCTTCATCTGTGCGTCCAGCATGCGTTGGCTGGCGAAGAACACATCCTCGTAGGCGGCCTCGAGCGGGCGGAGGAGCAAGGTTATTGCGAGCGAGTGTTTGCCATTCACGAGGGAAGTGACATCAGGGAGTTGCAGCGCCCGTGCG
This genomic window contains:
- a CDS encoding L-rhamnose mutarotase, translating into MTRVGFQLQVRPELLDEYLARHSPVRPDMLAEIAAAGRRNYSLFLGEGGALFGFYETDDDAAAQAYLAASPVAARWEAEMSKYFLGLDGRPDQAATTLTEVFHLEDQLAAAGEHAASDNDDDQEGSAS
- a CDS encoding site-specific integrase; its protein translation is MAKRVVQNVYSYPSKKAESGLLWRARYRSPSHKIIEKRGFATRDQAEAWLTAEKTKLNTGEWTDPRKARVTVSALAPAWLALKKATLKPSSFAPLEASWRNYVAPRWGDVELRRIVNSEVAEWVGAIDKSATMKLRAYGVLNGILKQAVRDGRIPRNPAEGVDSLPRKTSQRHHRYLTPGELHAVAEAAGQHRALVLVLGYCGLRWGETVALRVRDVDLERRRISVRRNAVETLGEIHEGTPKTRAGSRQVPLPRVTADALGAALGGKAESDLVFPGTGGGYMRRVRASSGSKSWWKSALREAGAENMVLHDLRHTAASIAVSAGGNVKAIQRMLGHESAAMTLDIYADLFDDDIETLLTRIDALTQEAVGGNSMAD
- the rhaI gene encoding L-rhamnose isomerase; translation: MSILSPDHLATLEQQGIELPSWAFGNSGTRFKVFGTPGTPRDPFEKIADAAQVNKYTALAPSVALHIPWDLVESFDDLRKHAEDLGVTLGTINSNTFQDDDYKFGALTHEDAAIRQKAIDHHLACIDVMDATGSRDLKIWLAEGSNYPGQADLRGRQDRLQESLQKIYARLGDDQRLVLEYKFFEPAFYHTDVPDWGTSYAQVSALGDKAMVCLDTGHHAPGTNIEFIVMQLLRLGKLGSFDFNSRFYADDDLIVGAADPFQLFRILFEVVRGGGLNNPDVAFMLDQCHNVEDKIPGQIRSVLNVQEMTARALLVDGEALTAAQKSGDVLAANAVFMDAFYTDVRPALAEWRESRGLAADPMAAYAASGYQQKIAADRVGGVQAGWGA
- a CDS encoding LacI family DNA-binding transcriptional regulator; the encoded protein is MAVSVKDVAAAAGVSVGTVSNVLNQPERVSARTVERVQQAIQSLGFVRNDAARQLRAGRSRSIGLVVPDIGNPFFADVARGAEDRAAEAGMTVLLGNSDERDERQEAHLELFQEQRVNGVLLTPASDDLAMLQRFATAGMPIVLVDRDIEGDAFASVSVDDVEGGSIAVRHLLDAGRRRIAFICGPRSVQQVSDRLRGADAAVAEFPDAELEVIERSALTVLQGRAAGEAIAARDAATRPDAIFAANDLLAVGLLQAFSFGSGIRVPDDIALVGYDDIDFASAAVVPLSSVRQPARMLGRTGVDLLLNRLDGVEHDSRVRFRPELVVRESSGGSSASLG
- a CDS encoding helix-turn-helix transcriptional regulator, producing MPGPGRDATAVDKTFGETLREARERKGLSQAALAEEMQQLGFEFQQQTVYKIESGNRKATIGEAAALARALQLPDVTSLVNGKHSLAITLLLRPLEAAYEDVFFASQRMLDAQMKLARHLTRIDDGVDLPDSQVDQLRDALRYDPVEVAEEVRGYAEKRLRDDDEISETIRNIIAEAWRPSSDG